From the genome of Campylobacter concisus, one region includes:
- a CDS encoding ferrochelatase yields the protein MTIENLTRLINAEALNAPTITSVSEFVFELKHVRRGFAYICLNANDSDIETAIKQGAYAIISEDNVPIIDKEIAFLKVSSLQTAMIKLMRFEATHKDLKFCAVNPFINDFLEKSKLGSNAHVMSKNITELFNQIFHAKVFDIFFGDDTRTLQRISPLFETIYTDTTMHEINPSSIFFTNTVFKQTYYQNLNIPRVFAGMFYGLLKFLDSNKISFKPYEGRIHGHFDPIFIDKNFLPTSFGNSFRAIITESDEDLFISQSIFLNKKFSLDEIKICLPEGSLLKVQNAIYFKNLSEIKKLKDFIYILILCQKEELLEELHKTSEENLLF from the coding sequence ATGACAATAGAAAATTTAACACGCCTAATAAATGCCGAGGCTCTAAACGCACCGACGATAACTAGCGTAAGCGAGTTTGTTTTCGAGCTAAAACATGTAAGACGTGGCTTTGCGTATATTTGCTTAAACGCAAACGATAGCGACATAGAAACAGCGATTAAACAAGGCGCATACGCCATAATTAGCGAAGATAATGTGCCAATTATCGACAAAGAGATTGCCTTTTTAAAAGTTAGTAGCTTACAGACCGCCATGATAAAACTCATGAGATTTGAGGCTACTCACAAAGATCTAAAATTTTGCGCCGTAAATCCTTTTATAAATGACTTTTTAGAAAAATCAAAGCTTGGCTCTAACGCACACGTCATGTCAAAAAATATTACTGAGCTTTTTAATCAAATTTTTCACGCAAAAGTCTTTGATATCTTTTTTGGCGATGATACAAGAACACTTCAGCGAATATCGCCTCTTTTTGAGACCATTTACACAGATACAACTATGCACGAGATAAATCCAAGCTCGATCTTTTTTACAAACACAGTCTTTAAGCAAACATACTATCAAAACTTAAACATACCACGAGTTTTTGCTGGGATGTTTTATGGGCTTTTAAAATTTCTTGATAGCAATAAAATTTCATTTAAACCTTACGAAGGCAGGATTCACGGGCATTTTGATCCGATTTTTATAGATAAAAATTTTCTTCCTACTAGTTTTGGAAACAGCTTTAGAGCCATAATTACTGAAAGCGATGAAGATTTATTCATAAGCCAAAGTATATTTTTAAATAAAAAATTTAGCCTTGATGAGATAAAAATTTGCTTGCCAGAAGGCTCGTTATTAAAAGTACAAAACGCAATCTACTTTAAAAATTTAAGCGAAATAAAAAAGCTTAAAGATTTTATCTATATATTGATTTTATGCCAAAAAGAGGAGCTTTTAGAAGAGCTTCACAAAACATCTGAAGAAAATCTACTCTTTTAA
- the mobB gene encoding molybdopterin-guanine dinucleotide biosynthesis protein B: MKRLAIAFSGPSNSGKTTLILKVAKKFIDDGLKVAIVKHDPGDKAKFDVEGKDSFKFSQTGADVVVMSPTRTTYFSQNPQEISDVIKMLGEFDMLLVEGLKTLPLPRLSVFKDEIDEKYLSFSDAIATYKKQIPYEIKNMNLDDIDAICAWIIKNAKAV, from the coding sequence ATGAAAAGACTTGCTATCGCTTTTTCTGGCCCTTCAAATAGCGGAAAAACAACTCTTATTTTAAAAGTTGCAAAGAAATTTATAGACGATGGTTTGAAAGTCGCGATAGTAAAACACGACCCGGGCGACAAGGCTAAATTTGACGTTGAAGGCAAGGATAGCTTTAAATTTTCACAAACTGGGGCAGATGTGGTGGTGATGAGTCCGACTAGAACAACTTATTTCTCACAAAATCCACAAGAAATTAGCGATGTCATTAAAATGCTAGGCGAGTTTGATATGCTCTTAGTCGAGGGTTTAAAGACGCTTCCACTACCAAGATTAAGTGTTTTTAAAGATGAAATAGATGAAAAATATCTTAGCTTTTCAGATGCGATCGCAACATACAAAAAACAAATTCCTTACGAGATAAAAAATATGAATTTAGACGATATAGACGCTATTTGTGCGTGGATAATCAAAAATGCAAAGGCTGTATAA
- a CDS encoding lytic transglycosylase domain-containing protein — MVLLRHFSILSLACVALLAKIYTYEELKNEPKSLAKDYYINRLINEGSYTKEQIADLSRDVFRRAGLVQKSIDKILPPKAAPSKCPGVNAKNITQANLTCQNLLTSIAFSLKLDNHTREILAANLAKTNPEKSKILLALNEPNPAQAFVNLNDTKSFLELFNASSPQNKSTLFSESFDANFMTKLYSQKGFTNLLNDIVFNKKYEGFRRNLLSINPAITEKNDAFTLGLNAILLGQDDIAFSLFARAKSTFERAWQRDNATFWQYQISKNESFLKELSASKDANIYSLYARDLIGGEPLEVIVPKPSKQNIENFDVSDPFLWNKTAALAKDMNATQASEFAKKFYTNESIGAYAYFMQKAHGWERQYFLMPSSPELEGISNERKSIIYALARQESLFIPSVVSTSYALGMMQFMPFLANAIGKKELKIPNFDQDDLFKTDVAFKFANHHLNYLDKFLYHPLFTAYAYNGGIGFTKKLITRDDMFKEGKFEPFLSLEFVPVAETRNYGKKVLANYVIYMALTGSNIKISQLFENLTKPALTDKFRN; from the coding sequence TTGGTTTTGCTGCGTCACTTTAGTATTCTCTCTCTTGCTTGTGTTGCTCTTTTAGCTAAAATTTATACCTATGAAGAGCTAAAAAACGAGCCAAAAAGCCTTGCAAAAGACTACTACATCAACCGCCTTATCAACGAGGGCAGTTATACAAAAGAGCAGATAGCAGATCTTTCGCGTGATGTATTTAGAAGAGCAGGCCTTGTTCAAAAATCAATCGATAAAATTTTACCTCCAAAAGCGGCTCCTAGCAAATGCCCTGGTGTAAATGCAAAAAATATCACCCAAGCAAATCTAACCTGCCAAAATTTGCTAACATCTATTGCTTTTAGTTTAAAACTTGATAATCACACTCGTGAAATTTTGGCAGCTAATCTTGCAAAGACAAATCCAGAAAAATCAAAAATTTTACTCGCACTAAATGAGCCAAATCCAGCCCAGGCATTTGTAAATCTAAACGATACAAAGAGCTTTCTAGAACTATTTAACGCCTCTAGCCCGCAAAATAAAAGTACACTTTTTAGCGAAAGCTTTGATGCAAATTTCATGACCAAGCTATACTCTCAAAAGGGCTTTACAAATTTATTAAACGATATTGTTTTTAATAAAAAATATGAAGGCTTTAGGAGAAATTTGCTAAGCATCAATCCAGCTATCACTGAAAAAAATGATGCTTTTACGCTTGGATTAAATGCCATTTTACTAGGACAAGACGATATCGCTTTTAGTCTTTTTGCAAGAGCTAAAAGTACATTCGAAAGAGCTTGGCAAAGGGATAATGCGACCTTTTGGCAGTACCAGATAAGCAAAAACGAAAGCTTTTTAAAAGAGTTAAGTGCCAGCAAGGACGCGAATATCTACTCGCTTTACGCAAGAGATTTGATCGGTGGCGAACCACTTGAAGTCATCGTACCAAAACCTAGCAAGCAAAATATCGAAAATTTTGACGTGAGCGATCCGTTTTTATGGAACAAAACTGCAGCCCTTGCAAAAGATATGAATGCCACGCAAGCAAGCGAATTTGCGAAGAAATTTTATACAAACGAAAGCATTGGCGCCTATGCATACTTCATGCAAAAGGCGCATGGCTGGGAGAGGCAATACTTCTTAATGCCAAGCTCTCCTGAGCTTGAGGGCATCAGCAACGAGAGAAAGTCAATAATCTACGCTCTGGCTAGACAAGAGAGTCTCTTTATCCCAAGCGTAGTTTCTACTTCATACGCCCTTGGCATGATGCAGTTTATGCCGTTTCTCGCAAATGCGATCGGCAAAAAAGAGCTAAAAATCCCAAATTTTGACCAAGACGATCTTTTTAAAACAGATGTTGCATTTAAATTTGCAAACCATCACCTAAACTATCTTGATAAATTTCTCTATCATCCGCTCTTTACCGCATACGCGTACAACGGCGGTATCGGCTTTACCAAAAAGCTTATCACAAGAGATGATATGTTTAAAGAGGGGAAATTTGAGCCATTTTTATCACTAGAATTTGTCCCTGTGGCAGAAACTAGAAACTACGGCAAAAAGGTGCTTGCCAACTATGTGATCTATATGGCGCTTACTGGTTCCAATATAAAGATTTCGCAACTTTTCGAAAATTTAACAAAACCGGCTTTGACTGATAAATTTCGAAACTAA
- a CDS encoding cytochrome c3 family protein, translating to MAEVKKKFFVWSSVIIGIVIGLIASMGIADALHATGSGYICTICHTMDPMNAAYHEDAHGGNNKLGIKAECSACHLNHTSAYTYVLTKLKVSINDGYKTFFTDTDKIDWRKKREHASHFVYDSGCLTCHSNLKNVIQAGKSFLPHRDYFVLGNPNKKSCVDCHEHVGHKNLGLQIDKFEAIKKQENNKTK from the coding sequence TTGGCTGAAGTTAAGAAGAAATTTTTTGTTTGGTCATCTGTTATTATCGGCATTGTGATCGGACTTATTGCGTCTATGGGTATTGCTGATGCACTTCATGCAACTGGTAGCGGCTACATCTGTACCATTTGCCACACTATGGATCCTATGAATGCTGCATATCATGAAGATGCACACGGTGGCAATAACAAGCTTGGCATAAAAGCTGAATGTTCAGCCTGTCACCTAAATCATACAAGTGCCTATACCTATGTACTTACAAAACTTAAAGTATCGATAAATGATGGTTATAAGACATTTTTTACAGATACGGACAAGATCGACTGGCGCAAAAAACGCGAGCATGCATCTCACTTTGTCTATGATAGTGGATGTTTGACTTGCCACTCAAATTTAAAAAATGTTATTCAAGCTGGTAAATCATTCTTGCCACATAGAGATTATTTCGTTCTTGGAAATCCTAATAAAAAATCATGTGTTGACTGCCACGAGCACGTTGGTCACAAGAATTTAGGACTACAAATCGATAAATTTGAAGCAATTAAAAAACAAGAAAACAATAAAACCAAGTAA
- the gltX gene encoding glutamate--tRNA ligase — MYRFAPSPTGDMHIGNLRAAIFNYICSLQDKSGFILRIEDTDKERNIEGKEKDILEILSKFGIKPEQIYIQSENLKFHRQLASKLLIDKKAFACFCTEEELEAKKQKAKEQGVAYRYDGTCERLSDAEVLNCEKPFVIRMKKPTRTMSFTDAIKGELSFEPDAVDSFVIMRADKTPTYNFACAVDDMLEGVTFVIRGEDHVSNTPKQDLIREGLGYTGKMNYAHLPILLNIEGKKMSKRENESSVKWLFEQGFLPEAIANYLILLGNKTPTEIFTIEEAVKWFDITKISRSPARFDVKKLEQINREHIKLASKERIKEIFGVDENLAELVKFYTQESSLVPEIKAKVEAIYSPKIAPDEYKNEFEIIKKAARNLKACKTFDEFKKELMSVTNLKGKNFFMPLRALLTNDLHGPELSELYPLIKDDLAKILI, encoded by the coding sequence ATGTATCGTTTTGCACCCTCTCCAACAGGAGATATGCACATAGGAAATTTACGTGCCGCTATTTTTAATTATATTTGTTCTTTACAAGATAAAAGTGGCTTTATTTTACGCATAGAAGATACCGATAAAGAGCGAAATATCGAGGGAAAAGAGAAAGATATCTTAGAAATTTTAAGCAAATTTGGTATAAAGCCAGAGCAAATTTACATCCAAAGTGAAAATTTAAAATTCCACAGGCAGTTAGCTTCAAAGCTTCTTATCGATAAAAAGGCCTTTGCTTGCTTTTGCACCGAAGAAGAACTCGAGGCAAAAAAACAAAAAGCAAAAGAACAAGGCGTGGCATATAGATACGACGGTACCTGCGAGAGATTAAGCGATGCCGAAGTTTTAAACTGCGAGAAGCCATTTGTCATCCGCATGAAAAAGCCAACACGCACGATGAGCTTTACAGATGCGATCAAAGGCGAGCTGAGCTTCGAGCCAGACGCTGTTGATAGCTTTGTCATCATGAGAGCAGACAAGACTCCAACTTACAACTTCGCCTGCGCAGTTGATGATATGCTTGAAGGCGTGACCTTTGTCATACGTGGCGAGGATCACGTGAGCAATACACCAAAGCAAGATCTCATACGAGAAGGCCTTGGCTACACTGGCAAGATGAACTACGCGCATTTGCCTATCCTTTTAAATATAGAGGGTAAAAAAATGAGCAAGCGCGAGAACGAATCAAGCGTAAAATGGCTCTTTGAGCAGGGATTTTTACCTGAGGCGATCGCAAACTATTTGATACTTCTTGGTAACAAAACTCCGACTGAAATTTTTACCATCGAAGAGGCGGTGAAGTGGTTTGATATAACCAAAATTTCACGCTCACCAGCTAGATTTGACGTGAAAAAACTCGAGCAGATAAATAGAGAGCACATCAAGCTTGCTTCAAAAGAGCGTATAAAAGAAATTTTTGGCGTAGATGAAAATTTGGCTGAGTTAGTTAAATTTTACACTCAGGAAAGCTCATTAGTGCCCGAGATAAAAGCAAAAGTAGAAGCTATATACTCACCAAAAATAGCTCCAGATGAGTACAAAAACGAATTTGAGATCATCAAAAAAGCAGCTCGTAATTTAAAAGCTTGCAAAACATTTGATGAGTTTAAAAAAGAGCTTATGAGCGTTACAAATTTAAAAGGTAAGAACTTTTTCATGCCACTACGTGCGCTTCTTACGAACGACCTTCACGGTCCTGAGCTAAGCGAGCTCTATCCACTCATCAAAGATGATCTGGCTAAAATTTTAATCTAG
- the ybeY gene encoding rRNA maturation RNase YbeY encodes MILCEESYPKILDEICEYLTLGEIELVFVDKEEMRELNKTERGIDKTTDVLSFPLELVIHAPLGSIVINKDMVKEKATELNHSEEAETALLFTHGLLHILGFDHEKDDGEMREKECEVIKKFELPKSLIVRSEDVRLIDLISNKNLKE; translated from the coding sequence ATGATACTTTGCGAAGAGAGCTATCCAAAAATTTTAGATGAAATTTGTGAATATTTGACGCTAGGAGAAATCGAGCTAGTTTTTGTCGATAAAGAAGAGATGAGAGAACTAAATAAAACTGAGCGAGGCATCGATAAAACGACAGATGTTTTAAGTTTTCCGCTTGAGCTTGTCATTCACGCCCCACTTGGCTCAATCGTTATAAACAAAGATATGGTAAAAGAGAAAGCAACTGAGCTAAATCATAGCGAAGAGGCCGAAACTGCACTGCTTTTTACACATGGATTGCTTCATATCTTGGGATTTGATCATGAAAAAGATGATGGCGAAATGAGAGAAAAAGAGTGCGAGGTTATCAAAAAATTTGAGCTACCTAAAAGTCTAATCGTAAGAAGCGAGGATGTTAGGCTAATTGATCTTATAAGTAATAAAAACTTAAAAGAGTAG
- a CDS encoding Crp/Fnr family transcriptional regulator has protein sequence MIEKIPFFQGLNEEDLAKLEAISVVKKYKKGEFLFIEGEEPKWLIFLISGSVKLYKTTANGKEIFIHQLAPMNFVAEVVNFENIVYPASAIFTISGEVLKINYEKFAAEFLIKPEICMKFLKSMSEKIRITTNLLHQELILSSEEKVAKFILDHEDLFNELKHTKISSILNMTPETFSRILNKFKTNGLVKLDEKNQILEKDVGGLQEIYSY, from the coding sequence ATGATAGAGAAAATCCCATTTTTTCAAGGCTTAAACGAAGAAGATTTAGCCAAACTTGAAGCCATAAGTGTCGTAAAAAAGTATAAAAAGGGTGAATTTTTATTTATAGAAGGTGAGGAGCCAAAATGGTTAATATTTTTAATAAGTGGCTCTGTTAAGCTTTATAAAACCACGGCAAACGGAAAAGAAATTTTTATTCATCAGTTAGCACCTATGAATTTTGTAGCTGAAGTCGTAAATTTTGAAAATATTGTCTACCCAGCTAGTGCCATTTTTACCATATCTGGCGAGGTGTTAAAGATAAATTATGAAAAATTCGCGGCTGAATTTTTAATAAAACCAGAAATTTGTATGAAATTTTTAAAATCAATGTCCGAAAAGATAAGAATCACAACAAATCTACTTCATCAAGAGTTAATTTTAAGCTCAGAAGAAAAAGTGGCTAAGTTTATTTTAGATCATGAAGATTTATTTAACGAGCTAAAACACACAAAAATTTCATCAATACTTAATATGACTCCAGAAACTTTTTCGAGAATTTTAAATAAATTTAAAACAAATGGTTTAGTTAAACTTGATGAAAAGAACCAAATTTTGGAAAAAGATGTGGGTGGACTGCAAGAAATTTATTCTTATTGA
- a CDS encoding class 1 fructose-bisphosphatase: MQELNQIFNTIKDIAKEISEVIKYADLGYTTHENATGDTQLKLDVKSDEIITAKFKELACVKALISEEKEDELEINKNAKFIIAYDPLDGSSLVDVNFAVGSIFGIYENEVKPENLIAAAYSIYGPRLELVIAEKKGALPKFYRLGKEGEFKFIKELELKEKGKLNATGATQKGWSQTHRNFINELFNQGYRLRYSGAMVSDLHQILLKGGGLFSYPATSDYPNGKLRVVFEVLPFAFIYENAKGATTNGKNQTLFDIKIEKIHQTTPCFFGSRDEISLLHKFYEQK; the protein is encoded by the coding sequence ATGCAAGAATTAAACCAAATTTTTAACACCATAAAAGATATCGCAAAAGAGATAAGCGAAGTGATAAAATACGCCGATCTTGGCTACACAACTCACGAAAACGCAACCGGCGACACACAGCTAAAGCTTGATGTCAAAAGCGACGAGATCATCACAGCTAAATTTAAGGAGCTTGCCTGCGTAAAAGCGCTAATTAGTGAAGAGAAAGAGGACGAGCTTGAGATCAATAAAAATGCTAAATTTATCATCGCTTATGATCCACTTGATGGCTCAAGCCTAGTTGATGTAAATTTTGCCGTTGGCTCAATCTTTGGCATCTACGAAAACGAGGTAAAACCAGAAAATTTAATAGCCGCAGCTTACAGCATCTATGGCCCAAGACTTGAGCTGGTAATTGCTGAGAAAAAGGGTGCTTTGCCTAAATTTTATAGACTTGGCAAAGAGGGCGAGTTTAAATTTATAAAAGAGCTTGAGCTAAAAGAAAAAGGCAAGCTAAATGCCACGGGAGCCACACAAAAAGGCTGGAGCCAAACGCATAGAAATTTTATAAACGAGCTATTCAACCAAGGCTACAGACTAAGATACTCAGGTGCGATGGTGAGCGATTTGCATCAAATTTTGCTAAAAGGTGGCGGCCTTTTTAGCTATCCAGCAACGAGCGATTATCCAAATGGTAAGCTAAGAGTAGTCTTTGAAGTGTTGCCATTTGCCTTCATATATGAAAACGCAAAGGGCGCAACGACAAACGGCAAAAACCAAACACTTTTTGATATAAAAATAGAAAAAATTCACCAAACAACGCCATGCTTTTTTGGCTCACGTGATGAAATTTCTCTTTTGCATAAATTTTACGAGCAAAAATAA
- a CDS encoding YggT family protein, giving the protein MILSTLFSAIANILHLIITVYTWVIIAAALISWVRPDPSSPVVQLLYRLTEPVYSFIRRYIKTNFSGIDFTPLIVLLALQFLDQFLIRLLFGFAASL; this is encoded by the coding sequence ATGATACTTTCCACTCTGTTTTCAGCGATTGCAAACATTTTGCACCTTATTATCACGGTCTATACTTGGGTCATCATCGCAGCAGCTCTGATTAGCTGGGTCAGACCTGATCCTAGCTCGCCGGTCGTGCAGCTACTTTATAGGCTAACTGAGCCGGTTTATAGCTTTATTAGACGCTATATAAAAACAAATTTTAGCGGTATCGACTTTACTCCGCTTATTGTGCTTTTAGCACTTCAATTTTTAGATCAATTTTTAATAAGGCTTTTATTTGGTTTTGCTGCGTCACTTTAG
- the mscL gene encoding large-conductance mechanosensitive channel protein MscL: MSFISEFKEFAMRGNVIDMAVGVVIGGAFGKIVSSLVGDVIMPVVGVLTGGVNFTDLKLTLKEAVDGVPAVTINYGSFIQTMVDFLIIAFCIFCVIKALNTLKNKLPKEEPAPAEPETPADIVLLTEIRDLLKK; the protein is encoded by the coding sequence ATGAGTTTTATAAGCGAATTTAAAGAATTTGCGATGCGTGGAAATGTCATAGATATGGCTGTAGGTGTTGTTATAGGTGGCGCGTTTGGAAAGATCGTTTCATCACTAGTTGGTGATGTTATAATGCCAGTTGTTGGTGTTTTAACTGGAGGTGTAAATTTTACTGATCTTAAACTTACATTAAAAGAAGCAGTAGATGGTGTACCTGCTGTTACGATAAATTATGGCTCATTTATACAAACAATGGTTGATTTTTTAATAATCGCATTTTGTATTTTCTGCGTTATCAAAGCTTTAAATACACTTAAAAATAAATTACCAAAAGAGGAGCCAGCTCCAGCAGAGCCTGAAACTCCAGCCGACATAGTACTTCTAACTGAGATTAGAGATCTACTTAAAAAATAA
- the metG gene encoding methionine--tRNA ligase, with the protein MKEKAYITTPIYYVNDVPHIGHAYTTIIADTLARFNRLQGKETYFMTGTDEHGQKIEQAARARGKTPKEYADEISAKFRSLWDEFEISYDHFIRTTDEEHKQTVQNVFEKMQANGDIYKGEYEGFYCVSCETFFNQRDLLEDNHCPDCGRVTSLVKEESYFFKLSKYENALLKWYENDELCVIPKGKKNEVVSFVKGGLKDLSVTRTSFDWGIKLPKSANDEKHVMYVWLDALINYLTTLGYSRDDARMDLWPYTTHIVGKDILRFHAVYWPAFLMSLGLPLPKHVAAHGWWTINGEKMSKSKGNVINPREVANAYGLENFRYFLLREVPFGQDGDYSQKALIERINSELGNGLGNLLSRIVGMSAKYSDYKIDSKDVLKFHKAELDEAKGCLDEAIKNLENLATNRYLEDLWKVVTLANAAVAKYEPWSLVKAGKTDEANALVALCANLLAKVAILLSPAMPKTCAKIADTLSFSIDTASYESLVLKNEISNFVAKATEPLFPRIEKELMSEANEPKVEVKAEPKENKKGDEIISIDDFAKVVIKVGEVLECERVEGSEKLLKFKIDLGEEQPRQILSGIAKYYEPSSLVGKQVCVLANLKERTMMKKYVSQGMILSASDGSLTLLGTQGKVKNGAIVG; encoded by the coding sequence ATGAAAGAAAAAGCTTATATAACGACCCCAATATACTATGTAAACGACGTGCCACACATTGGCCATGCCTACACGACTATCATCGCTGATACACTTGCTAGATTTAACCGCCTACAAGGCAAAGAGACTTACTTTATGACAGGCACGGACGAGCATGGACAAAAGATCGAGCAAGCAGCTCGTGCTAGAGGCAAGACTCCAAAAGAGTACGCCGACGAGATTAGTGCAAAATTTAGATCACTTTGGGATGAGTTTGAGATAAGCTACGACCATTTTATAAGAACAACCGACGAAGAGCACAAGCAAACCGTACAAAATGTCTTTGAAAAGATGCAAGCAAATGGCGATATTTACAAAGGCGAATACGAAGGCTTTTACTGCGTTAGTTGCGAAACTTTTTTTAACCAAAGAGACCTACTAGAAGACAATCACTGTCCAGACTGCGGCCGCGTGACGTCTTTAGTTAAAGAAGAGAGCTACTTTTTCAAGCTTTCAAAATATGAAAACGCACTTTTAAAATGGTACGAAAATGACGAGCTTTGTGTCATCCCAAAAGGTAAGAAAAACGAGGTCGTAAGCTTTGTAAAAGGTGGACTAAAAGATCTTTCGGTAACCAGAACGAGCTTTGACTGGGGCATAAAGCTACCAAAGAGCGCAAACGATGAAAAGCACGTTATGTACGTCTGGCTTGACGCGCTTATAAACTACCTAACAACACTAGGATATTCAAGAGATGACGCTAGAATGGATCTTTGGCCATACACTACTCACATCGTTGGTAAGGACATTTTACGCTTTCACGCAGTTTACTGGCCGGCATTTTTGATGAGCCTTGGTTTACCATTACCAAAACACGTAGCAGCTCACGGCTGGTGGACTATAAATGGTGAAAAAATGAGCAAAAGCAAGGGCAATGTCATAAACCCAAGAGAGGTCGCAAACGCTTATGGGCTTGAAAATTTCAGATACTTTTTGCTTAGAGAGGTGCCGTTTGGACAAGATGGCGATTACAGCCAAAAGGCTTTGATTGAGCGTATAAACTCAGAACTTGGCAACGGACTTGGCAACCTGCTAAGCCGCATTGTTGGCATGAGTGCAAAGTATAGCGACTATAAAATCGACTCAAAAGATGTACTCAAATTTCATAAAGCCGAGCTTGATGAAGCAAAAGGCTGCCTTGATGAGGCTATTAAAAATTTAGAAAATTTAGCGACGAACCGCTATTTAGAGGATCTTTGGAAGGTCGTAACGCTTGCAAATGCAGCCGTTGCGAAGTATGAGCCATGGTCACTTGTAAAAGCTGGCAAAACTGACGAGGCAAACGCGCTTGTGGCACTTTGCGCAAATTTACTTGCAAAAGTAGCGATACTACTTAGTCCAGCCATGCCAAAAACTTGTGCTAAGATAGCTGACACGCTTAGCTTTAGCATAGACACAGCATCTTATGAAAGCCTTGTTTTGAAAAATGAAATTTCAAATTTTGTGGCAAAAGCTACCGAGCCACTTTTCCCAAGAATAGAAAAAGAGCTAATGAGCGAGGCAAATGAGCCAAAGGTTGAGGTAAAAGCTGAGCCAAAAGAGAATAAAAAAGGGGACGAAATCATTAGCATTGATGACTTTGCAAAGGTGGTGATAAAAGTAGGTGAAGTGCTAGAGTGCGAGAGAGTCGAGGGTAGTGAGAAGCTGCTTAAATTTAAGATAGATCTTGGCGAGGAGCAGCCACGTCAAATTCTTTCTGGTATCGCTAAATACTACGAGCCTAGCTCGCTTGTGGGCAAGCAAGTTTGCGTTTTAGCAAATTTAAAAGAGCGAACGATGATGAAAAAATATGTCTCACAAGGCATGATCCTAAGCGCATCTGATGGCTCGCTAACGCTTCTTGGTACGCAAGGTAAAGTTAAAAATGGCGCGATCGTTGGCTAA